The genomic interval TCATTCGAAATTACATCATGAAAATCAATCTCGAGGGATGGACAGGCATCTTATGTTTATCTATACAATTAGCCTTGGCTTCTGTCATATCGATAGGGTCGGAAAGCTTTTTTGCACAAATTTATATTTTAATTCTCGTTGGAGAATTTAGCTTTTATCGCAGCAGAAACCTTTCGATTATCTTTACTACGGTGAGCTATCTCAGTTTTGTGCTAGGACTTTTGGTTTATCACCAATTCCCGCCCTTTAAAGAAATAGCTTATATGTTGCCTCGTATCATCGACTACTTTGCAATTTTTGGGATAAGCCTCCTTGCAAAAATTGCTTTTCAGCAAAAGAATCAGCTGGCTAAAGACAATGAGCAGTTGCGAATCGCATCCATTGAATTAGCAAAGAAAACACAATTACAAGAACGGACTAGAATATCCCGTGACATTCATGATTCCGTTGGACACACGTTGACATCAGCGTTAGCCGGCCTGCAAACAGCAGCACATGCGATTGAGAAAAACAATTATGCGATTGCAAAAGATATGATCAATAGAACGAAAGAATATATTGACAATGGTTTGGATGATGTGCGAAGCTCGGTGCAGCTGCTGCATGAAAATGTTCTAGATCAACCTTTTATACCTGAGCTTATTAAGCTGATCGATGAAACGATGAGACAAACTCAGGTGGAAATTACATGCGAGATTGATGCAGCATTGCCTAAACTGCAGCCAATAGTCGAGATAACGATTTATCGGGCATTGCAAGAAGGCCTTACTAATGGTATTCGGCATGGTTGCAGTACCCATTTTGAGTTTTCGCTAACTTATCGTGAGGGGCAGATCCGGTTTATTTTATCCAATAATGGAAAAGTTCCATCGCAATTTGTTCATGGTTTTGGTTTGAAAGCGATGAATGAGAGAGTAAAGGAAATTGGCGGAGAATTAACGATTTTGAACGAGCGTGCTGCCGATGGTGTAGCACTAGACATAAGCATACCTATTCAGAGGAAAACGATAGAGCGGAGGGAGCAAATTGTCTAAAAGAACGATTGTGATAGCAGACGATCAGCCCTTAATTCGCGATGGTTTGGCAGCTATTTTAAGTATGGAGGAAGAATATTTAGTTGTTGCTACAACGTGTGATGGGTTGGCAACGATAGCGCAAGTGCGATTGCACCGCCCCGAGCTGGTTTTAATGGACATCCATATGCCGAAGTTAGATGGTTTGGAAGCAACAAAACGAATCAAAACTGAGTTTCCGGATACCAAAGTGCTCGTTCTGACAACGTTCGAGGATGAGGAATACATATGGGAAGCGATACGGTATGGAGCTAACGGCTTTTTAGTTAAAGGGGTTGAGACTAAGAAGCTTCTCTCTACGATTCAGGATTGTTTAGAGGAGAGAATCAATTATCCCAGTCGCATTCAGAAACGTCTTGTACAGGCTCTTAACTTTCCAGAACAGCATGAACAAGGATCACCCAATGAAATTTCCGAGCCTTATTCAATCGAGCAGACTGATGACATGCTGAATGGTTTGTCCGCACAGGAACGAAATATTGTAATGCAGTTGAAACAAGGGAAGTCGAATCAAGCTATCGCTTCTGAATTGTTTTTAACGACGGGTACAGTAAAAAATTATTTGAGTGCGATTTACAAAAAACTGAAGGTTTCGAGCCGAACGGAAGCAATCGCATATCTTCATCATTCTTCGGGAACATCATCACCCCCGAGTTCTACGTAGTCGATTGCCGAAAAAGCTGATTTTGGGATAGCCCGAAGTCAGCTTTTTTGCGTAGTCGTACGAAGTATTTTATGATGCGGCGCCATGCTTATTTGTTTAGTTTTTTTCGAAACCATAATCCCGTTCGACCTTGCAAACTCTTGTTTTGTAGCTGCTATACCATTCCGCTATTCCTTGTTGTTGTGCGACCAAATGCCGTTCATTTTGTTTCCATTTTTGAATCGCTTCAAGGGATTCCCAATAAGACACGGTAATGCCTAGCCCTTCTCTCGCACTTTCTACACCAAGATAACCCGGTTGAACGGAAGCAAGCTTCACCATTTCATCCGCCATTTCCTTGTATTGGTTCTCAATTGCTGTTCGTTCTGATGTAAATATGACAGCATAATAAGGCGGTTGTGGCGTTTTAGCAATTTCACTCATGATTTGCCTCCTTGAATTTGTTCATATAAAGTTTAAAGAAAATAATTATACAGTTGTTCTTATCGAAAATAAACAACAGGATGAGCAGAAACCAATATGTGTATTTTGAAAAACATAACGTTTGTGCTATCATAGTTTGTTCCGAATATTAGATTGATGGTAGCAAAAGATTACATATTCCTACACAAATGAGTATTCGAGCAATCACATCAATAGATGAAATTACATTGTTATTAATTCCTTGCCTTGGGAAGTATAACTATGAATGGATTCTAAGAACGACATCGAGAGGGAAACAAATGGAGCAAATGATTCAAGATTTAATTGGTATTGTGAATGATTTTTTATGGTCAAAGCTGTTGATTGTTATGCTTATTGCAATAGGCCTTTACTTCACCCTGCGGTCAAATGTACTGCAATTGCGTATGTTAAAGGAAATGTTCCGTCTGCTGTTTGAGTCCACAAGCGGTCCGCGCGGCAGCATTTCACCATTTCAGGCGTTTTGCATTAGTATGGCAGCTCGTGTAGGAACAGGGAATATTACCGGAATCGCTATCGCGATCGCGTTAGGTGGACCAGGGGCTGTGTTCTGGATGTGGATCATCGCCATTATTGGTTCAGCCTCAAGCTTCGTAGAAAGTACGCTTGCTCAGGTTTACAAGATTAAGGACGGAGAGAGCTTCCGCGGAGGCCCAGCTTATTATATGCAAGCGGGTTTAAAGAAGCGGTGGATGGGCGCCTTATTTGCGATCTTAATTACGCTGTCCTTCGGGCTCGTATTTAATGCTGTACAGTCGAACACGATTACGATTGCTTTTGAGAACTCTTTTGGCACCAATCGAATGGCAGTGGGATTGATTATGACAGCGATATTTGCCGTTATCATTATTGGCGGTGTTAAGCGGATCGCCAAGCTATCCGAATATATTGTGGTTGTGCTGGCGGTTTTGTATATTGGGGTTGCTCTTACGATTGTTGTGATAAATATTACAGATATGCCGGCAGTGCTTGCTTTAATTGTAAAAAATGCGTTCGGAATAGAACAAGTAGCCGGAGGATCACTTGGCGCAGCGCTTATGCATGGCGTAAAACGCGGTTTATTTTCTAACGAAGCAGGGATGGGCAGTGCTCCCAATGCTGCAGCTACCGCAACGACCAGTCATCCGGCGAAGCAAGGCTTGATCCAAGCGCTTGGTGTTCTGTTTGACACCTTAGTCATTTGTACGAGTACAGCATTTATTATTTTGCTGTCAGGCGTGTATGAACAGCAGGGACTAGGCGGAATAGAACTCACGCAAGCAGCTCTGAGCGTACATATGGGTTCATGGGCATCGGGCTTCCTAGCGATCATGGTTTTTCTGTTCGCGTTCAGCACATTGATGGGCAATTATTATTATGGGGAAACGAATATTGAGTTTCTCAACACCAGTAAAGTCTGGTTATGGCTATACCGCATTTGTGTGCTGGCGATGGTCATTTTCGGGTCGGTTGCCAAAGTGCAGCTTGTCTGGGATTTAGCAGATTTGTTCATGGGACTGATGGTGGTGGTCAATCTCATCGCCATTACTCTTTTATCACGAATCGCCTTTGATGTGCTGCGTAATTATATGCAGCAGAAGAAGGCAGGGCGTGATCCGCAATTTGTGAAGAGCAGCGTCAAAGGTTTGGAAGACGTGGAATGCTGGGATGACAAAGACGTCAAATAGAAAGATTCATTTTTAAAAATAATAATTGGATAGCCAAAAGCAGTTTACTTCTATATTCTTCAGGAGTAAGCTGTTTTTATTTATATGAAGATATTGTCTATTTGGAAAACGAAGCTTATCCTAAGCGGCTCAGTTTTATTTGAATGGGTTGATAATCGATGAAATATCCGAACGGAATGAGGCGAAATATGATGGACATAACAAAATTTTGTGAAGGTATCAGGCTTGATGAATCGGCTCAGCAGCATATGTTTGCCTACCGTATGATGGAAGAGGAATACAAGGCATACAAACAGCATTTTCAATTAGATCGAGACTCTTTTTTTGAGACTGTAAAGCAAACAGGGAGCTATCGAAAATTATTATTATATTTATTTATAAGATTTGCAGTAGATGCCTATGAGGAGTATCGAATTCGAGGGATTGAGGATGTCGTTTATTACGATACCTTCTCTGATATCCAGATTTGGAGCCAAAACTGTTTGCGTGATTACGGTGAATACGGAATTGAAGAATACAACTGGATGAAGGAGCATGTTCAGTTGCGCTTATTCCGATTGGGAAGATTACAGTTTCAGCCACTCGCTCTGAATTCTGATGTAGTAATTAACGGGCAAAAGGTAGTTAAAGATCAAATTGTGCTCAATGTACATATTCCATCCGGAGAGCCTCTTGACCCTCAAAGTGTAGAAAAGTCATTTGTTTTGGCAAGAGCTTTTTTTAGAGGAATATCTCCGGTGTATGTTTGTCATTCATGGCTGCTTTATCCGGAGTTAAGTGAAGTATTAAGCGTTGATTCCAATATCATACAGTTTCAAAAGCACTTTTACATTTATGATGTTGATGCAGCCTCAAGGGAAGCAGAACAAAGGATATTCAACCAATTGAAAGACAATCCATTCGAATATGAAGAGCAAACTAGTTTACAGCGCAGCGCCAAAGCTTATTTGGTTGCAGGTCACAAGCTGGGGAGCGGTTATGGGATCAAAATAAATGGGGAGAGTTAGTATTTTTTTTCTGTAAGTATTGGTCATTGTCTGGTTTTTAGCTTATAGAAGTGGTTGAGGAAGATTAAACTTGAGCAATATGAGAAGATAGACTCGGTACATCATATAAATCGGAAAGGAGACCTGCCTATGCGCTACCTTTATGAGTTTATCGAGCATCAAGATGACCTGCCGATTCGTCTGTTCGTCAACAGTGTTGCACATGTTCATTTTCATTGGCATAAGGAAATTGAAATTATATATGTGCTGCAGGGCTCTGTCACCATCTATTTGGACCAACATCAGTATTTATTGCAGCAGGACGATATCATCGTTGTCAGCAGCATGTCTGTACACAAAATCGAACGAACGAGTCAGGACAATGTGCTGCTGACATTGCAGTTTAACCCGGAATTGATGGATGAGGGCTCGTTTATCGGATGCAATTCCTTGCAACAGACGGATGAAAACCGTGAAAATTATGATAAAATTCGCCGCTGCTTGGCGCAGATGGCATGGGAAGCAAGCAAGAAAGCTCCTGGCTGCCGCAACTATTCATTGGGTTTTCTCCATATGTTGATTGGCCATTTGCTGCGTTATTTTTCAACAGGCCTAATCGAAGCAACACTCTCGGAGGGAAAGGCTTTTGACTATAAACGGCTTAATCGCGTGCTCCAGTTCGTGGACCGCCATTACAGTCAGAAGATATCATTGCAAACGATTGCCGATCAAGAGCATTTAAGCCTGCATTATTTCTCTCATTTCTTCAGTGATAAAATCGGCATCCCATTCCAGAAGTATTTAACATTGGTCCGTTTGGAGAAAGCAGTCATTGAATTGACGGAGTCCAGCAAAAGCATGACGCAAATCGCGCATGACTGCGGATTCGCTAATGTGAAGCTGTTCAATAAATATTTCAAAGAGAAGTACGAATGTACTCCAAGCGCGTTTCGGGAAGCAGTGTCTTCAGCTATGCCTGCCTCGCCTGCGAGGAAGCCGATTACTTACGAGGAATCGTCAAGCAGTGATTATTATGAAACCGACACTATTCTTGCGATGGAATCATTGTACCGTTATTTGGAGCGGGATGAAGAAGGAACGAACGCACTGGTAGCGAAGAGTGTTGTTTATACCAAGGTTGACATTAAAGTACGCGTGGATGAATCAGGCCAACCATTCGTGCCCCATTGGAATCGGATAACTACTGCCGGCAGAGCTATAGAAGGGCTGCGAGCGGATTGGCAGGAGCAATTTCTGGAATTGCAGCGAAACCTAGCATTCACTCATATACGCTTCCATGGCGTATTTAATGACGAGATGATGATATACAACGAGACGGATGACGGCGAACCAATCTATAATTGGGCCTATGTTGATAAGCTATATGACTTTTTACTTCAATCGGGCATACGTCCTTTTGTAGAATTGGGCTTCATGCCAACGCTGCTGCGCCGTTCAAGCGAAACTATTTTTTTGTGGAAGGGCAATATCGCTCCTCCAGCTATCCAGAACAAGTGGGATTCGCTTGTCCGTCAGTTTGTTCGCCATTGCTTGAATCGTTACGGAATTGATGAAGTAAAGAAGTGGTATTTTGAGGTGTGGAACGAGCCTGATCTGGCTGGCGTTTGCTGGGCGGGAACGAAGGAGCAGTATTTTGAATTTTACAAATCAACTGCCTTTTCGATCAAATCGATAAATCTTGAACTGAAGGTAGGCGGCCCTGCGCTTGGATATGGATCACTTTGGAATGAAAGTTGGGCGACTGATTTTATGTCTTATTGCCGTGCTGGGAATGTACCCATTGATTTTTTCTCATTCCATGTTTATTCCGAATATCCGAATCTGAAGGACGAGGCTGACACGTTGACGACGATTATGCCGCCATCATTCTATCTCGACAGCGTGAATAAGTTAAGATCGCAAATTGGAGCATATGAAGCCCCGCCTATGGAGCTTCATATGACGGAGTGGAACTTCTCCCTCTATGACCGAAATTTGGTGCATGATACGATGTTTATGGCATCGTTTGTCATCCATCAAGCTCTTCAGACGTTAGGCACAATGAATTCGATTGCCTTCTGGTCATTCACTGACGTTTTTGAAGAAAGCCATGTCCCACCGTCCATTTTCTATGGAGGTTTCGGTTTAATTAATAGAAACGGCCTCAAGAAGCCTAGCTATTATGCATTTGAACTGCTTGCCAAGCTGGGAGAGAAGATTGTGACTCGAGGGGATGGTTATATCGTAACGAGTCATAATGATGGGAGCCTGCAAATTTTAATGTACCATTATGTGCATGTGGATCAACTATTCGCAAGCGGCGATTGGTCAGGTCTGACGGAAAAAAGCCGATACTCCATCTTTGAAGAAAAGGGTGACAAAGCATTTCTAATAAAGCTGCAAGGCTTGAAAAGCAGCTATAAAATGACGAGCTATCAGCTTGACCGAGAGCATGGCTCTGCTTTTGATGAATGGATTCGAATGGGAACGCCTGTATACCCATCGAAGGAGGAACTCAATTATTTGCAAGGCAAAACCGGTCCCGAAATGAAGACGGAGCTTATAACCGATGCGGAAAGCTATGAACATACATTCGTAGTTCCGCCTCACGGGGTTAGGTTAATTACGTTGTTAAAGCAATATTGAGCATGTCACAAGCTCTAAAAGCCAGCGCCCCAGCTATCGAGGGGTGTTTTTTGCTGTGCAATTCAAACACTTAGATGCAACTCTATGGCTTTCGAGAGCGATTCGACAAAAAACAGACCATCATGCGGCAAATAAGAACAAGAAAGCGCTAACAAATGATTTTATACTAAGTAAGCAATCACAAACAGAGCAGAATATAACATGTAGGGGGAATGAAAATGGATCGATTGATGAAGTGGATGACCGAGAAATTCGCGCCTCGACTCGAAGCATTTACCAAAAATGTATGGGTGGATTCAATTCAAGAAGCGATTATGGTCACACTGCCGATGATTTTCATCGGTTCACTGATTACGCTTGTTTCTATTTTGAAGGATTATATACCGGGAATGCCTGATTTGACGCCAATAACAACGTTTAGCTTCGGGCTTCTCGGCATTTTTATCGCTTTTCTCACACCTTACATGGTCATGCAGAAGAAGGAACGCCATAAAATTAAGCTGATTGCAGGTGCGACTGGTTTGTCGCTGTTCCTCATGCTGCTTAAGCCTACGTTCGGAGATGACGGAACAGTCAAGTTTGTGCTTGAGCGATTTGGACCGTCTGGGATGATCACAGCACTCTTAGTGGGAATTTCAGTAGCAGCTGTCATGAATGCGTTTAACCGCTTCTCTTGGTTCAAGAAAGATACAAATCTGCCAGAATTTATTGTGGACTGGTTTGACTTTCTCGTCCCTATCGCTTTGATTCTGACAGGTGGCTGGCTTCTTATTTATCAGCTGCACTTCGATATTTTCGCTCTAATCGTGAGCTTGTTTGAGCCGCTTAACACAATTAGCCAAAGCTTGGCAGGCTTCGTCTTGTTTAATTTCGTTGGTGTTGTACTCTATTCCTTTGGCGTGAGCCCGTGGGTAATCACTCCGATATTATATTCCATATGGATTCCTGCCATCGAGGAAAATGCTGCTTTGGTTGCACAAGGGATGGAGCCCGTGAACATCAATACGTTTGAAACTTTTTTCTCCGGCTGGGTAGGGGTCGGCGGTCTCGGCGCAACATTGCCGCTTGTTATTTGGTTCCTATTTGCAAAGTCGAAAAAATTGAGTTCAATCGGCAAGGCGACTATCGTCCCTTCACTGTTCAATATTAATGAGCCTGTCATTTATGGCGCGCCGATTGCTTTTAATCCGTTATTGATGGTGCCGATGTGGATTAACGGCATTATAACGCCAATTATAGTATACATCGTGCTGGATCTCGGCCTTGTGGACATCCCAAGTAAAGTGTTTCAACTGTGGTATACGCCAATCGGCTTGTCCACGTATTTATTGTCTGGCTTAAACGGACTTTTATTGCTTGCCCTAGTTTTGTTTGTTATTTTCGTCGTTTGGTTTCCGTTTTTTAAAGTTTACGACATGCAGGAGCTAAAGAAGGAACAGCAAGAAGCCGAAGGGCAAGAAGGATAGGCAAGATAGGAAAGAGGAGGATTACAAGATGAAGCAAGCAACAGAAACGATATTGAGAGCAATGACGCTGGAAGAAAAAGCTGATCTATGCGCCGGTCTAAACATGTGGATGACGAAGGAGATCGATCGTCTGGGGATCCCGTCTATCCATATGTACGATGGAACGAATGGCATACGTAAAACAAATAGTGACGAAGAAATAGGCATTACAGGCGAAAATTTACCAGCCACTTGTTATCCAACAGGCTCGGCTATCGGATCTTCGTGGAATGTGGAGCTACTGCATGAGGTTGGAGTCGCTCTTGGAAAGGAAGGGAGACAGATGGGCGTTCAGTTGCTTCTTGGACCTGGGATAAACATGAAGCGAACCCCTCTGGGTGGACGAAACTTCGAATATTATTCAGAGGATCCATGCCTGTCAGGGGAGCTTGGAGCCTCCTTCGTAAACGGCTTGCAAAGCCAAGGCGTCGGTGCGTCGGTTAAACATTTTGCTTGTAATAATCAAGAGTATGAAAAGATGGTAACAAGTTCGGAGGTTGATGAGCGGACACTGCGCGAAATTTATTTGAGCGCTTTCGAGCGGATAGTTAAAAAATCAAATCCGTGGACAATTATGTGTTCCTATAATCTGGTTAACGGTTCCTATGCAAGTGAAAACGAACATTTGCTGAACGATATTTTACGTGAAGAATGGGGATATGAAGGGGTCGTTTTGTCCGACTGGACAGCTGTCAATGATCGCATTCGCGGTCTTAAGGCAGGCCTAGATTTAGAAATGCCTGGGCCAGCCCATTACAATAGGAAAGCTATTGTTGAAGCTGTACAGGCAGGCAAGCTTGAAGAAGCTCTACTTGATAAGGTTGTCGGCCGAATCATCGAGTTGGTGCAAAAAACGACCGAAACAGGTATAAATAGAAACGAACAAGCAGCTATCGATTATCATGAATTGGCAAGGAAAGCGGCGTCAGAGAGCATTGTGCTGCTTAAAAACGATAATGATATTCTTCCGATTAACACGGCGAAGACAGCATCAGTTGCTATCATAGGAAAGTTCGCGAAGCAGCCGAGAATCCAAGGAGCTGGCAGTGCTAAAGTAACACCTTCCCGAGTTGATATTCCTTGGGAGGAAATGTGTAGAATTGCAGGTGATTCAATTGTACTGTCCTATGCAGAGGGTTATCCTACGGACGAAAGCGTGGATGAACGCCTCATCGAAGAAAGCGTCGAACTTGCGGCGAAGGCGGATATAGCGATTCTGTTTGTGGGACAACCTGAATATGCAGAATCCGAAATGCATGATTTAGAAGGTATTCATCTACCTATGCATCAAATTAAGCTAATTGAAGCCGTTTCCACAGTACAACCGAAATGCGTAGTCGTCACAAGCAGCGGATCAGCGCTTGCGATGCGTCCGTGGGTGCAGCATGTACCTGGCGTCCTTCATTCATGGCTTGCCGGACAAGGCAGCGGCAAAGCGATAGCCGACATTTTATTCGGGAACGTGAATCCTTCTGGTAAATTATCTGAGACTTTCCCTGTTAAGCTGTCCGATAATCCATCGTATATGCGTGTGCGGGGTGAAAATGGGAAGCTGTTTTACCGAGAGGGCTTGTTCGTTGGATATCGTTATTACGACAAGAAGGAGATTGTTCCGCAATTTTCTTTCGGGCACGGCTTATCGTATACGTCCTTCGTTTACTCAAATTTGAAGGCGATACAGCAAGAGGGTAAAATAACTGTCACTTGCAGTGTCGAAAATACAGGAGATGTGTTTGGCAAGGAAGTGGTGCAGTTGTATGTTCATGACGAGGAATGCGATTGGGTTCGTCCTGAAAAAGAGCTTAAGGCATTCACTAAGCTCGCCCTTGAGCCTGGCGAGAAGCAGGAAGTTTGTTTCTTACTCGAAGAGAGAGATCTTGCTTATTATAATACGAAATATAACAAATGGGTCGCAGAGACAGGTTATTATGAATTCGTAATCGGCAGTTCATCACGGGATATCCGCATTCGGGAGAGAGTGCTGTGTGATTTCGGCAGCGAAGAAATCGCTCTTCATAAGTTCAGTTTATTAAATGACTGGCTCAATCATCAAAGAGCGAAGCTGATTCTGACCGACTGCATTAACGAGATGAATCGCCATGTGTCCGACAAGGTATACTTAAATGAGGAGTTTGTCGGATTCTGGGGAGACTTTCCAGCCATTAAAATCATTCAAATGTTTGGTCAAAAATGGTTGACCGACAGATCGCCTGATCAAGTTATGGAGCAATTAATTCAAACGTTTGAGCTTGAACGGCATGATCGATAACAATGGATGTCAAAGGTTTAGAATAAGCAAAAAACAAGCGGCCTATAGAAGGACCGCTTGTTTGGTTTATGTCACCACATCAACAGCTGAAAATAAGTAGTTATTATTTCTGATCTTAGGCTGTTCTGGCCATGGTAATCTTCAAATCAATTAGAAGTAGAAAAGGAGTGTCCGTAAAGTTAGTATTATTGACTTGTAGGACACTCTTTTTTTGAAATTAAATTTAGTTATTGCTTAATTCAGGTTTCTTCTCTTTGCAATATGATGAAGCTCGCAGATGATAAATGCTTATGTTTTTGTTCGATAATACGCTCAACTTTGTAGTTGCTATAGGCTTTCAAATGATTTAAAATATCCCGATCTCGAATCGTCGGCACGAAGTTTGGCTCGTCGGCGCTAGTAATTCGCGTATATAAAATGACATGCTCCGCCTCGCATGAGAAAATGTCGTTCAATGTTTTGTTGAAATCATGGTCATCCGTAATATGGTAAAGAACGTCTAAACAAACGACGAGCTCGCATGTTAGATAACCATGGTTAACGAAGTGTCGAGGGTTGTAGGCGAGAAAGCTTTTGGAGCGATCACCGGCAAATATTTGCGCGCAAATATCGATGGAGGAATTGGCTACGTCCAAACCTAAATACTGTTCATAGCTCATTAACGATATTTGGTTTCCATCCCCGCATCCGAATTCGATTACCTTTTGAATCCCGTGTTCGCTTATAAAAGAATTAATTACCTCCGCTTTAAAGTCCGCCAGCACACCGTAAGAACCGCTGCCTGATGTGCCGCCTTGGGAGTAATTGTTGTCCCAATACGTCTTATAGTCAAATGGCGTCTTTTGTTCTTCGGTCATGTTGATCATTAGCCTCCTTTTATTTCATCCATTTCCTTGGCATCCACCATTATATGTATAACAGCTTTTAAGTGAACCGAAGCAAAGTCCTTATAATAGAAAACAACAAAATACTCAAAAAATAATAAAGAAAAAACTAAAAATGTGTTTTTAGTTGTTATTAGTTGTTTTTATGTTGACTTTGTAAAGGTAG from Paenibacillus sp. FSL K6-3182 carries:
- a CDS encoding glycoside hydrolase family 3 C-terminal domain-containing protein; protein product: MKQATETILRAMTLEEKADLCAGLNMWMTKEIDRLGIPSIHMYDGTNGIRKTNSDEEIGITGENLPATCYPTGSAIGSSWNVELLHEVGVALGKEGRQMGVQLLLGPGINMKRTPLGGRNFEYYSEDPCLSGELGASFVNGLQSQGVGASVKHFACNNQEYEKMVTSSEVDERTLREIYLSAFERIVKKSNPWTIMCSYNLVNGSYASENEHLLNDILREEWGYEGVVLSDWTAVNDRIRGLKAGLDLEMPGPAHYNRKAIVEAVQAGKLEEALLDKVVGRIIELVQKTTETGINRNEQAAIDYHELARKAASESIVLLKNDNDILPINTAKTASVAIIGKFAKQPRIQGAGSAKVTPSRVDIPWEEMCRIAGDSIVLSYAEGYPTDESVDERLIEESVELAAKADIAILFVGQPEYAESEMHDLEGIHLPMHQIKLIEAVSTVQPKCVVVTSSGSALAMRPWVQHVPGVLHSWLAGQGSGKAIADILFGNVNPSGKLSETFPVKLSDNPSYMRVRGENGKLFYREGLFVGYRYYDKKEIVPQFSFGHGLSYTSFVYSNLKAIQQEGKITVTCSVENTGDVFGKEVVQLYVHDEECDWVRPEKELKAFTKLALEPGEKQEVCFLLEERDLAYYNTKYNKWVAETGYYEFVIGSSSRDIRIRERVLCDFGSEEIALHKFSLLNDWLNHQRAKLILTDCINEMNRHVSDKVYLNEEFVGFWGDFPAIKIIQMFGQKWLTDRSPDQVMEQLIQTFELERHDR
- a CDS encoding methyltransferase domain-containing protein; its protein translation is MTEEQKTPFDYKTYWDNNYSQGGTSGSGSYGVLADFKAEVINSFISEHGIQKVIEFGCGDGNQISLMSYEQYLGLDVANSSIDICAQIFAGDRSKSFLAYNPRHFVNHGYLTCELVVCLDVLYHITDDHDFNKTLNDIFSCEAEHVILYTRITSADEPNFVPTIRDRDILNHLKAYSNYKVERIIEQKHKHLSSASFIILQREET